A single genomic interval of candidate division WOR-3 bacterium harbors:
- a CDS encoding UvrD-helicase domain-containing protein, which produces MNELQSKVVFAPAGSGKTEQLSERYIQLLRQNVPPERILTITFTDKAATEMKERILKKAAETDPKLSQLLRDNILKLRISTIHSFCFSLVRRFAYLLDIDPNPQALTDAESLWQQTKYDTLMKIAEENVDSKEYQLLLDLITTETKQNWDKLSELFNQLFKRRIATLRVTIQNRMAQEICELACQLKEHPVGNDKIDNYHLLFPDNFTPETIEYAYRHLQNHELTFLTKNKDPRRQGFTTEERKWAQLMARYRWLLLNARAQHQFAKQFWLFREIFLKAYEGMKHELGQVDYDDMEILALKLISQHDEWQNILYAFDERTDHILVDEFQDTSFLQWEIIDKLTEEWRSGAGAKTAKGITPTIFIVGDDKQSIYLFRGANVEVFTRAAERLENWLGKEKFNRTTLKNNYRSLPAIIDFTNTLFPRLMAPEPEQPAWCTRYAPFVCQRTRSGPGRVEIVLHPAEEKINSPESRQIDARIVARRIRALIDNGYQIYERQSNGSETPRPCRYQDIAILIRNRTQLDAIEKALRDYAIPFLVVGGTGFYQEAEIRYLAALTSFLIDPADDIALYITLRSPLFSIKEKDLLIISNAQYPAKDFSPTLWERVSQFATDNHELTTTVHILNTALSRVNYEPLHLIVDRVLTQTRAWEKFWEPQRAANVKKFLQIIQNMELEGINLYRIKKFLEDSEKDEARADVTISGMDVVQIMTVHAAKGLQFPIVFHPGLNEEILARKSYKEDLLIDETINEQGIVEAQAYYLPDSDVRKSHPVFQTVLEKQIEEEKRVFYVACTRACDALFLTGVWQMSTKTDGKEKIKLDWLKKHLGLTFDGKEFKLENANIANVYCINATTIPEPVLPAPEVKEEPKPVVKKGPIQPVTLPQIRSVTRYTPRDHSRHHPEAIVLGDVFHRLFEMFSTRRLAPEDPALKQEIMRLLRQNPIPQDRLDKLTQLVTAQINRIKKSPLWQIIKPQPDSFAELPLMYQDGATLWNCRVDRLIVLPNEVRVYDYKTFPIKETEIPTLTQEYYELQLKHYAAAARSMFPDKKVNVYLVFTNALRIVPVPTEL; this is translated from the coding sequence ATGAACGAACTGCAGAGCAAAGTGGTTTTTGCCCCTGCCGGTTCAGGCAAAACCGAGCAACTGAGCGAACGGTACATCCAACTGTTAAGGCAAAATGTCCCACCAGAACGGATTCTTACCATCACCTTCACCGACAAAGCGGCAACCGAAATGAAAGAACGGATTCTGAAAAAGGCGGCAGAAACCGACCCAAAACTCTCTCAACTCTTACGCGACAACATCTTGAAACTGCGGATTTCTACGATTCATTCCTTCTGCTTTTCGCTGGTACGCCGATTTGCCTATCTCCTTGATATCGACCCCAACCCTCAGGCGCTTACCGATGCGGAATCTTTGTGGCAACAGACAAAGTATGACACCCTGATGAAAATCGCTGAAGAGAATGTGGATTCCAAGGAGTACCAGTTGCTCCTTGACCTGATAACTACCGAAACCAAACAAAACTGGGATAAACTGTCGGAACTTTTTAATCAACTCTTTAAACGGCGCATCGCTACGCTCCGCGTTACCATCCAAAACAGAATGGCACAGGAAATTTGCGAACTTGCCTGTCAGTTAAAAGAACATCCGGTCGGGAACGACAAAATAGATAATTACCACCTCCTTTTTCCTGACAACTTTACACCGGAAACAATCGAATACGCTTACCGCCATCTGCAAAATCACGAACTTACATTCTTAACAAAAAATAAAGACCCACGCCGACAGGGATTCACTACTGAAGAACGAAAGTGGGCGCAACTAATGGCGCGCTATCGCTGGTTGCTGCTCAACGCGCGTGCCCAGCACCAGTTTGCCAAACAGTTCTGGCTGTTTCGGGAAATTTTCCTCAAAGCCTACGAAGGGATGAAGCACGAATTGGGCCAGGTTGACTATGACGATATGGAAATCCTTGCTCTGAAACTTATCAGCCAGCATGATGAGTGGCAGAATATCCTCTATGCCTTTGATGAACGCACCGACCATATCCTGGTTGATGAATTTCAGGACACCTCCTTTCTCCAATGGGAAATCATTGACAAACTGACCGAAGAGTGGCGCTCCGGCGCAGGCGCAAAAACCGCCAAGGGTATTACCCCCACAATCTTTATTGTTGGGGACGACAAACAGTCAATTTATCTATTTCGGGGCGCCAATGTCGAGGTATTCACGCGAGCCGCTGAGCGATTGGAAAACTGGCTGGGAAAAGAAAAGTTCAACCGTACGACCCTGAAAAATAACTACCGCTCGCTACCGGCAATAATTGACTTTACCAATACACTTTTTCCCCGGTTAATGGCACCCGAGCCTGAACAACCAGCCTGGTGCACCCGTTACGCCCCATTTGTCTGCCAGCGCACCAGAAGCGGACCCGGGCGAGTGGAAATTGTCCTCCACCCTGCAGAAGAAAAAATCAACAGCCCGGAAAGCCGACAGATTGATGCCCGGATTGTTGCCCGACGCATTCGCGCCTTGATTGATAACGGTTATCAAATTTACGAGCGCCAGTCCAACGGCAGTGAAACACCGCGTCCCTGCCGTTACCAGGATATTGCCATTCTTATTCGCAACCGCACCCAGCTCGACGCCATTGAAAAGGCGTTGCGCGACTATGCGATTCCATTTCTGGTGGTTGGGGGCACCGGATTCTATCAAGAAGCCGAAATCCGCTACCTTGCTGCCCTGACATCTTTTCTTATTGACCCGGCAGATGACATCGCCCTTTATATTACATTACGGAGCCCCTTATTCAGCATCAAAGAAAAAGACCTGCTCATTATCAGTAACGCCCAATACCCAGCTAAAGATTTTTCCCCTACCCTATGGGAACGGGTAAGCCAGTTTGCCACCGATAACCACGAACTCACAACCACGGTCCACATCCTCAACACCGCCCTTTCCCGGGTCAATTACGAACCACTACATTTGATTGTCGACCGCGTACTCACCCAGACCCGAGCCTGGGAGAAGTTCTGGGAACCGCAGCGCGCGGCTAATGTCAAAAAATTCCTTCAGATTATTCAAAATATGGAACTGGAAGGTATCAACCTCTACCGCATCAAGAAATTCCTCGAAGACAGCGAAAAAGACGAGGCGCGTGCCGATGTCACGATTAGCGGAATGGATGTCGTCCAAATAATGACTGTGCATGCAGCAAAAGGTTTACAATTTCCCATCGTATTTCACCCCGGACTAAATGAAGAAATCCTCGCACGAAAAAGTTATAAAGAAGACCTGCTCATCGACGAAACGATTAACGAACAGGGCATCGTTGAAGCGCAGGCATATTACCTGCCCGACAGCGATGTTCGGAAAAGCCATCCGGTTTTTCAAACCGTTCTCGAAAAGCAAATCGAGGAAGAGAAGCGGGTTTTTTATGTCGCCTGTACCCGTGCCTGTGATGCGCTCTTTCTCACCGGCGTCTGGCAAATGAGTACCAAAACGGACGGGAAAGAAAAGATAAAACTTGACTGGTTAAAAAAACATCTTGGACTGACCTTTGATGGTAAGGAGTTTAAGTTGGAAAACGCTAACATCGCGAATGTCTATTGTATTAATGCCACCACAATCCCGGAGCCGGTTTTGCCAGCACCAGAAGTAAAAGAAGAGCCGAAGCCCGTGGTCAAAAAGGGTCCAATACAACCGGTTACCCTGCCCCAAATCCGTTCCGTAACCCGTTATACACCCCGTGACCACTCCCGGCATCATCCTGAAGCCATCGTCCTTGGTGATGTTTTTCATCGCCTCTTTGAAATGTTCTCAACCCGCCGATTGGCACCCGAGGACCCCGCACTTAAACAAGAAATTATGCGGCTACTCCGTCAAAATCCCATCCCTCAGGACCGTTTAGATAAACTAACCCAGCTTGTTACAGCGCAAATTAACCGCATTAAAAAATCCCCCCTCTGGCAAATTATCAAGCCGCAACCCGACTCCTTTGCCGAACTTCCCCTGATGTATCAAGACGGCGCGACCTTATGGAACTGCCGCGTTGACCGATTGATTGTCCTACCTAATGAGGTACGGGTGTATGATTACAAAACATTTCCGATAAAAGAAACTGAGATTCCCACCCTGACTCAGGAGTATTACGAACTGCAACTTAAACATTACGCCGCAGCGGCTCGGTCAATGTTTCCCGATAAAAAAGTAAATGTATACCTGGTGTTCACCAACGCTTTGCGCATTGTCCCGGTGCCTACCGAACTTTAA
- the asnS gene encoding asparagine--tRNA ligase, whose amino-acid sequence MDTTVEKIGAWVGKQVRLTGWVYNKRSSGKVRFVLLRDGTGIIQCVFVQNSVPAEAFELADSIPQESAVEITGTAREEKRAPGGYELTAQDLKVIALAEPYPITPKEHGIEFLMANRHLWLRSRRQVAILRIRNEIIKALRDYLEEQGFLCCDTPILTPASVEGTTTLFPVDYYGEQVYLTQSGQLYNEALCAAVRKTYCFGPTFRAEKSKTRRHLTEFWMLEPEIAFLDLDGTMDLMEDMICYLINRILEKRQPELETLERDITKLQAVKKPFPRITYREALEILKNAGKPIEFGDDFGGDEETVISQAFNTPVMIHRFPAKIKAFYMKRAPENPELALGVDMIAPEGYGEIIGGGQREDDLATLEQRIKEFNLPRDAYSWYLDLRRFGSFPHSGFGLGLERTVAWICGLKHVRETIPFPRLLEKVYP is encoded by the coding sequence ATGGACACAACAGTTGAAAAAATTGGCGCCTGGGTTGGCAAGCAGGTTCGGCTGACCGGCTGGGTTTACAACAAACGCTCTTCGGGAAAGGTTCGGTTTGTACTCCTGCGAGACGGAACCGGAATTATCCAGTGTGTTTTTGTTCAAAACAGTGTACCAGCGGAGGCGTTTGAACTTGCCGACTCAATCCCGCAGGAGTCCGCTGTAGAAATCACCGGAACAGCACGGGAAGAAAAAAGGGCACCAGGAGGTTATGAACTCACCGCGCAGGACCTCAAAGTCATAGCCCTTGCCGAACCTTATCCGATTACACCCAAAGAACATGGCATTGAGTTTTTGATGGCAAACCGGCACCTCTGGTTACGCTCCCGTCGCCAGGTGGCGATTTTACGCATTCGGAATGAAATTATCAAGGCGCTGCGGGACTATCTTGAAGAACAAGGGTTTCTCTGTTGCGACACCCCGATATTAACCCCGGCATCAGTCGAAGGCACAACAACCCTGTTCCCGGTCGACTACTACGGCGAACAGGTTTACCTTACCCAGTCCGGACAACTGTACAATGAAGCGCTCTGCGCCGCGGTGCGTAAAACCTACTGCTTTGGTCCGACATTTCGTGCTGAGAAGTCCAAAACCCGGCGTCATCTCACCGAATTCTGGATGCTCGAACCAGAAATCGCTTTCCTCGACCTTGACGGCACAATGGATTTAATGGAAGATATGATTTGCTATCTAATTAATCGCATCCTCGAAAAACGCCAACCAGAACTGGAAACGCTGGAACGGGATATCACCAAACTTCAGGCGGTAAAGAAACCATTTCCGCGCATCACCTATCGCGAGGCGCTGGAGATTTTAAAAAATGCCGGTAAACCAATAGAGTTTGGCGACGACTTTGGCGGTGATGAAGAAACGGTGATAAGTCAGGCGTTCAACACTCCGGTGATGATTCACCGTTTTCCTGCTAAGATTAAGGCGTTCTATATGAAGCGTGCCCCGGAAAACCCTGAACTAGCGCTCGGAGTTGATATGATTGCTCCAGAAGGTTATGGTGAAATTATTGGTGGCGGCCAGAGAGAAGATGATTTAGCGACCCTTGAACAGAGGATTAAGGAGTTCAACCTACCGCGCGACGCCTACTCCTGGTACCTTGATTTACGCCGATTTGGCTCTTTTCCCCACTCCGGATTTGGCTTGGGATTGGAGCGTACCGTCGCCTGGATTTGTGGCTTAAAGCATGTGCGGGAAACAATTCCTTTCCCGCGACTTTTGGAAAAGGTTTATCCTTAA
- the larA gene encoding nickel-dependent lactate racemase: MDLSLRFGDRCETVEVPEENILGILTPVPQKIVDVPLQPVINSATEFIEKYQRILILVNDYTRPTPNQPFLTPLLPVLCSRQTKILVGLGTHRKATEDELKTILGSDTFSALSSAIVQHDARDRSALFFLGKTSFNTDVFLNRQILWADAILTINSIEPHYFAGYTGGRKCFIPGCAAYETTIHNHNLLLHPASAPLSLKNNPVHLDMTEAAKMVAKPLFSIQIVQDANHRILSVHYGDLFSSFENACADAYRLFALPIKEKADIVLSILQPPYDINFYQSQRALEFGIYALKDGGIQITVSRCHQGIGNDEFIRVLSICNQPNRLLQGEKSDHPGWYKAARLARAMQKAKLYTVMGIEDQVVKSCFMTPFPSIQQALAAAFNELGNSARIYIIPDAGAVVPIPINP, from the coding sequence ATGGATTTAAGTCTACGCTTCGGAGACAGGTGTGAAACGGTTGAGGTCCCAGAAGAAAACATCCTCGGAATTTTAACCCCGGTTCCTCAAAAAATCGTTGATGTTCCACTTCAACCGGTTATCAATTCAGCGACTGAATTTATCGAAAAGTACCAGCGGATACTGATTCTGGTCAACGACTACACCCGACCCACTCCCAATCAGCCCTTTCTCACTCCACTTCTGCCGGTTCTTTGCTCCCGGCAAACAAAAATCCTTGTCGGTTTGGGTACCCATCGCAAAGCGACCGAAGATGAGTTAAAAACAATTCTCGGTTCAGACACCTTTTCCGCTTTATCTTCAGCAATCGTTCAACACGACGCTCGAGACCGTTCCGCTCTATTTTTCCTGGGCAAAACTTCGTTCAATACCGATGTTTTTCTCAACCGCCAGATTCTCTGGGCTGACGCCATTCTCACAATCAACTCAATTGAACCCCATTACTTTGCCGGATATACCGGTGGCAGAAAGTGTTTTATCCCGGGCTGTGCCGCATACGAAACAACAATTCACAACCACAACCTCTTACTCCATCCCGCTTCGGCACCGCTCTCGTTAAAAAACAACCCGGTCCACCTCGACATGACCGAAGCGGCAAAAATGGTTGCCAAACCCCTCTTCTCAATTCAGATTGTCCAGGACGCAAACCACCGTATTTTGTCGGTTCATTACGGCGACCTCTTTAGTTCATTTGAAAACGCCTGTGCCGATGCCTACCGGCTTTTTGCCCTGCCCATCAAAGAAAAAGCGGACATTGTTTTGAGTATCCTGCAACCCCCTTATGATATCAACTTCTATCAGTCCCAGCGTGCCCTTGAGTTTGGCATTTACGCATTAAAAGATGGGGGCATTCAAATTACGGTGTCGCGCTGCCACCAGGGAATCGGCAACGATGAGTTCATCCGGGTACTTTCCATCTGTAACCAACCTAACCGTCTCCTCCAGGGCGAAAAATCGGACCATCCCGGCTGGTATAAGGCGGCGCGACTTGCACGGGCGATGCAAAAGGCAAAACTTTACACGGTGATGGGTATTGAAGACCAGGTTGTCAAATCCTGTTTTATGACCCCGTTCCCTTCAATCCAACAGGCACTTGCCGCAGCGTTCAACGAGCTGGGAAACAGCGCCCGAATATACATCATACCTGATGCCGGTGCGGTAGTTCCGATACCGATTAACCCTTAA
- the purE gene encoding 5-(carboxyamino)imidazole ribonucleotide mutase, producing the protein MSDKNQPVVAIVMGSHKDYDVMEEAKKVLDGFGVANEIRVISAHRTPAVCQEFAVNAAKRGIKVIIAGAGKAAHLAGVIASWTTLPVIGVPLDGGMEGIDALLSMVQMPGGVPVACMAVGKSGAINSALFAIEILALEDEGLRVKLDQFRERQAKEVIEKDEKLRRGKD; encoded by the coding sequence ATGAGCGATAAAAATCAACCAGTCGTTGCTATTGTAATGGGTAGTCATAAAGATTATGATGTGATGGAAGAAGCAAAGAAGGTGTTAGACGGGTTCGGGGTGGCGAATGAGATACGGGTGATATCCGCACATCGGACACCCGCCGTATGCCAGGAGTTTGCGGTTAATGCGGCAAAACGAGGCATTAAGGTGATAATTGCTGGTGCGGGAAAAGCGGCTCACCTTGCGGGAGTGATTGCTTCCTGGACAACATTACCGGTTATCGGGGTTCCTTTGGACGGCGGAATGGAGGGTATTGACGCCCTGTTGTCGATGGTGCAGATGCCCGGAGGTGTGCCGGTTGCCTGTATGGCGGTTGGGAAATCGGGAGCGATCAACAGCGCGCTTTTTGCGATAGAAATACTGGCGCTGGAAGATGAAGGGTTGCGGGTTAAACTGGACCAGTTTCGCGAGCGCCAGGCAAAAGAGGTAATAGAAAAGGACGAGAAACTTCGACGGGGTAAGGATTAA
- a CDS encoding SagB/ThcOx family dehydrogenase, producing MLTIALLLFIAGEMGTFNSLIKLPAPDTIGRVTVEKAFLWRRSVRSYADKALSLQEIGQLLWAAQGKTGKSYGRTAPSAGATYPMELYLVAGKVTGLDSGVYRYLPEEHALEFVKSGDWRQELASAALGQSCINYAPAVLVLCAEYERTTSRYGERGKRYVHIEAGHIGQNVHLQCEALGMGTVMVGAFDDRAVQQVLVTRFAPLYIMPFGYKKKQ from the coding sequence ATGTTGACAATTGCTTTGCTATTATTTATTGCCGGAGAAATGGGCACCTTTAATTCACTGATTAAACTACCGGCACCTGATACAATTGGCAGGGTCACAGTTGAAAAAGCGTTTTTGTGGCGGCGGTCTGTGCGCTCTTATGCGGACAAGGCTTTAAGTTTGCAAGAAATCGGTCAACTGCTCTGGGCAGCACAGGGAAAAACCGGTAAAAGTTACGGTCGAACTGCACCTTCGGCTGGCGCAACTTACCCAATGGAACTTTACCTGGTTGCCGGTAAAGTAACTGGTTTAGATTCCGGGGTTTATCGCTATTTGCCGGAAGAGCACGCACTGGAGTTTGTCAAATCTGGTGACTGGCGTCAGGAACTGGCAAGTGCGGCGCTGGGACAATCCTGTATAAATTATGCACCGGCAGTTCTTGTACTATGCGCTGAATATGAGCGGACAACCAGTCGCTACGGGGAGCGGGGCAAAAGGTATGTCCATATTGAGGCGGGCCATATTGGCCAGAATGTGCACTTACAGTGCGAGGCGCTGGGGATGGGAACAGTGATGGTTGGAGCGTTTGACGACAGAGCAGTACAACAAGTCTTGGTCACGAGGTTCGCGCCGCTTTACATTATGCCCTTTGGCTACAAGAAAAAACAGTAA
- a CDS encoding phosphoribosylaminoimidazolesuccinocarboxamide synthase, whose product MVLTQTDLKGIKKVAQGKVRDIYQVGEHLLIVATDRLSAFDVVLPDGIPDKGRVLNLLSVFWFEKFARLIHNHLISAKVDEFPAVLAPHREVIKERAMLVYQAKPLPVECVVRGYLAGSGWNDYQKTGAVCGIKLPPGLQQAEKLPQPIFTPSTKSHTGHDENISFEEMKSLVGEELAQKVRRISIEIYEEASEYARQKGIIIADTKFEFGIYDGKLMLIDEVLTPDSSRFWSEKEYRLGISPPSFDKQFVRDYLDSTGWNRQPPAPHLPPEVIAGTTARYREAYRMLTGKELD is encoded by the coding sequence ATGGTCTTAACACAAACCGATTTGAAAGGTATCAAAAAGGTTGCGCAGGGTAAGGTGCGCGACATCTACCAGGTGGGTGAACATCTTTTAATCGTGGCAACGGACCGATTGAGCGCCTTTGATGTCGTTCTACCGGACGGGATTCCTGACAAAGGCAGGGTGTTGAACCTGCTTTCGGTTTTCTGGTTCGAAAAGTTCGCAAGGCTTATTCACAACCATCTCATCAGTGCTAAAGTTGACGAGTTTCCCGCGGTGCTGGCGCCCCATCGCGAAGTAATAAAAGAACGGGCGATGCTCGTGTATCAGGCAAAACCGTTGCCGGTGGAGTGTGTAGTACGCGGGTATCTTGCCGGTAGCGGCTGGAATGATTACCAGAAAACCGGTGCGGTGTGCGGAATAAAACTACCCCCGGGGTTGCAACAGGCAGAGAAACTGCCCCAACCGATATTTACGCCATCAACCAAAAGTCATACCGGGCACGATGAAAATATATCTTTTGAGGAGATGAAAAGTCTTGTGGGTGAGGAGCTTGCTCAGAAGGTGCGCCGTATTTCAATTGAAATTTACGAGGAGGCAAGCGAATACGCCCGGCAAAAGGGAATTATCATTGCTGATACGAAGTTTGAGTTCGGAATTTACGATGGCAAGTTGATGTTGATTGATGAGGTGTTGACACCGGACTCTTCCCGTTTCTGGTCGGAAAAGGAGTACCGATTGGGAATTTCGCCCCCCAGTTTTGATAAACAGTTTGTCCGGGACTACTTAGACTCAACAGGTTGGAACCGACAGCCGCCCGCACCTCATTTGCCACCTGAGGTAATCGCGGGAACAACCGCCCGTTATCGGGAGGCGTACCGGATGCTCACGGGCAAAGAACTTGACTGA
- the queA gene encoding tRNA preQ1(34) S-adenosylmethionine ribosyltransferase-isomerase QueA translates to MRIEEFDYNLPAELIAQTPVEPRDASRLLVLDRKTGALDEARFYEIGRWLVPGDVLVFNDTRVIPARIYGKLPTGAKVELLLLRQIQDGVWEVLSRPARKARIGTVIEFDGFQAEIVERKPEGVRVVRFEPEDISLLLQKSGEVALPPYIKEKCPDPERYQTIFARVPGAVAAPTAGLHFTPELVKNLCAKGLEVAVVTLHASLGTFRPVKVSEVEKHQMHLEEFEISEETAARINRALSEQRRVVCVGTTTVRVLESQAEWHNGKVVVKPGKGETHLYIYPGFEWKVTGALITNFHLPKSTLLLLVSSFASREMIMKAYEYAINHRFRFYSFGDAMLII, encoded by the coding sequence ATGCGTATTGAAGAGTTTGATTACAATCTACCTGCAGAGTTGATTGCTCAGACTCCTGTTGAACCGCGTGATGCATCCAGGCTTCTGGTTTTGGACCGTAAGACAGGAGCCTTAGACGAAGCCCGTTTTTATGAAATCGGCAGGTGGCTTGTACCGGGTGATGTACTGGTGTTTAATGATACCCGGGTGATACCGGCAAGGATTTATGGTAAGTTACCTACCGGCGCAAAGGTTGAACTACTGCTGCTGCGACAGATTCAGGATGGGGTCTGGGAGGTTTTGAGCCGACCGGCGCGAAAAGCCCGAATCGGAACGGTGATTGAGTTTGATGGTTTCCAGGCAGAAATTGTCGAAAGAAAACCAGAAGGGGTAAGGGTGGTGCGATTTGAACCCGAGGACATCAGTCTGCTGTTACAAAAGAGTGGTGAGGTTGCATTGCCCCCATACATTAAAGAAAAGTGTCCTGACCCGGAACGGTACCAGACGATTTTTGCCCGGGTACCCGGTGCGGTTGCCGCACCAACAGCGGGTTTGCACTTCACGCCAGAACTTGTTAAGAATCTTTGTGCAAAAGGGTTGGAAGTTGCTGTAGTTACATTACATGCCAGTTTGGGCACTTTTCGTCCTGTGAAAGTGTCTGAGGTGGAAAAGCACCAGATGCACCTTGAGGAGTTTGAGATTTCTGAGGAGACGGCGGCGCGCATAAATCGGGCATTAAGCGAGCAGAGGCGCGTGGTCTGTGTTGGTACAACTACGGTACGGGTGCTCGAAAGTCAGGCAGAGTGGCACAATGGCAAAGTTGTGGTGAAGCCCGGAAAGGGCGAAACACACCTTTATATCTATCCAGGTTTTGAATGGAAGGTCACCGGTGCGCTAATTACCAACTTCCATCTGCCAAAATCGACCTTGCTACTTCTGGTATCGTCATTTGCCAGCCGGGAGATGATAATGAAGGCATATGAGTACGCAATTAATCACCGGTTCCGATTCTACAGTTTCGGCGATGCGATGCTGATTATTTAA
- a CDS encoding UDP-N-acetylmuramoyl-tripeptide--D-alanyl-D-alanine ligase — MPENSEPIVAGVSIDTRTIKPGELFIALKGKRFDGHQFVEEAFSKGAAAVMVEKGQAPKHKGVVVAVPDTRVALLSLAQWYREQLKVRVVAITGSNGKTTTKEMLAKILESRFSVVKAPASYNNDIGVPLTVMAMDSRTDIAIFEIEMNELGGTLRLAKVCQPEIGLVTNIGDTHLEFMKDRSGVAQEKAELLEALPENGVAVVNFDDPLVMEIADQIGRKKRLKLLTFGFNRGADVYATDVVVTGVKRTRFLLVGKYPVELPVLGQHNIANLLAASAAANVLGVSFSEIGEAIKDFCPAPQRLAIRKLNGVLLIDDCFNANPQSVAAALAVLGSIAPPEKRVAILADMLELGEKSEVLHREVGVQAARCVNRLVVIGEKAQFIAEAAVSAGLKLENIKSYQTVADVGPDLFDFIKPNDTILVKGSRAMALENVVEKIVRHYGEKTD; from the coding sequence GTGCCAGAAAATTCAGAACCAATTGTGGCCGGGGTTTCGATTGATACCCGAACCATAAAGCCAGGTGAACTTTTTATTGCGCTCAAAGGCAAGCGGTTCGATGGCCATCAGTTTGTAGAAGAAGCGTTCTCTAAGGGCGCGGCGGCGGTTATGGTGGAAAAGGGACAGGCGCCAAAGCATAAAGGTGTTGTCGTTGCGGTGCCGGATACCAGAGTGGCATTGCTTTCTCTGGCTCAATGGTACCGGGAACAGTTAAAGGTTCGTGTGGTTGCAATAACCGGCTCGAACGGCAAAACGACTACTAAGGAGATGCTGGCAAAGATACTTGAGTCTCGATTTTCTGTGGTGAAGGCGCCGGCGAGTTACAACAATGACATCGGCGTGCCTTTGACAGTAATGGCGATGGATTCGAGAACTGATATCGCCATCTTCGAGATTGAGATGAATGAACTGGGCGGCACCTTGCGACTGGCAAAGGTGTGTCAACCGGAAATCGGTCTGGTTACCAACATTGGCGATACCCACTTGGAGTTTATGAAGGACCGTTCTGGTGTTGCGCAGGAAAAGGCAGAATTACTTGAGGCGCTGCCGGAAAATGGGGTGGCGGTTGTGAACTTTGATGACCCATTGGTGATGGAAATCGCAGACCAAATCGGCAGAAAAAAAAGGCTGAAACTATTGACTTTTGGTTTTAATCGAGGCGCCGATGTGTATGCTACTGATGTGGTCGTAACAGGGGTGAAAAGGACCCGTTTTCTTCTTGTCGGTAAATACCCGGTAGAACTACCGGTTTTAGGTCAGCACAACATCGCCAATCTGCTTGCGGCAAGTGCTGCGGCTAATGTGCTGGGTGTTTCGTTTTCCGAAATCGGCGAGGCGATTAAGGATTTCTGTCCGGCACCACAGCGGCTTGCGATTCGGAAACTCAATGGCGTACTTTTAATTGATGACTGTTTTAACGCCAACCCCCAATCAGTGGCGGCAGCGCTGGCGGTACTGGGGAGTATCGCACCCCCGGAAAAACGGGTGGCAATTCTGGCTGATATGTTAGAGCTGGGAGAGAAGTCCGAAGTACTGCATCGGGAAGTTGGTGTTCAGGCGGCTCGTTGTGTCAACCGGTTGGTGGTAATAGGTGAGAAGGCGCAATTTATCGCTGAGGCAGCGGTTTCTGCTGGACTAAAATTAGAGAACATCAAAAGCTATCAGACCGTCGCTGATGTCGGCCCTGACTTATTTGACTTTATCAAACCCAATGATACAATACTTGTCAAGGGTTCGAGAGCGATGGCTCTCGAAAATGTTGTAGAAAAGATTGTGAGGCATTATGGAGAAAAAACCGATTAG